The following proteins are co-located in the Mesorhizobium australicum WSM2073 genome:
- a CDS encoding integration host factor subunit beta: protein MIKSELVQIIATRNPHLFLRDVENIVGAIFDEITDALAEGNRVELRGFGAFSVKNRPARTGRNPRTGESVEVEEKWVPFFKTGKELRERLNGGK, encoded by the coding sequence ATGATCAAGTCCGAGCTTGTGCAGATTATTGCCACGCGCAATCCGCATCTTTTCCTGCGCGACGTCGAAAACATCGTCGGCGCGATCTTCGATGAAATCACCGACGCGCTTGCCGAGGGCAACCGGGTCGAATTGCGCGGTTTCGGCGCTTTTTCGGTGAAGAACCGACCTGCCCGCACCGGCCGCAACCCGCGCACCGGCGAATCCGTCGAGGTCGAGGAGAAATGGGTGCCGTTCTTCAAGACCGGCAAGGAGTTGCGTGAAAGGCTGAACGGCGGCAAGTAG
- the sppA gene encoding signal peptide peptidase SppA yields the protein MALRADDLIDRRRLRRKLTFWRVAAFGIVALGVIAVSAWFYGDDFGGSAADHIAKVRIEGTITEDDELIKRLEAIRQSPKVKGVILVVDSPGGTTVGGESIYEEVRKLAADKPVVAEVGTLAASAGYMIASAADHIVARKTSIVGSIGVLIQYPDVSGLMDKLGVKLEEVKSSPLKASPSPFKPTNDDERAMVRKLILDSYDWFVGIVAERRKMTHEQALALADGSIFTGRQGVANGLIDAVGGESVAIDWLATKGVDAKLKVVEWKDTERRGGFLFSKAMARTIAGALGLPDSGGDVIHELGADRLFLDGLVSVWHP from the coding sequence ATGGCATTGAGAGCCGACGACCTGATCGACCGCCGCCGCTTGCGGCGCAAGCTGACTTTCTGGCGTGTCGCGGCCTTCGGCATCGTGGCGCTCGGGGTGATTGCGGTGTCGGCCTGGTTCTATGGCGACGATTTCGGCGGCTCCGCCGCCGACCACATCGCCAAGGTCAGGATCGAAGGCACCATCACCGAGGACGACGAACTGATCAAGCGGCTGGAGGCTATCCGCCAGTCGCCGAAAGTAAAAGGCGTGATCCTTGTGGTCGATTCTCCTGGCGGCACCACCGTCGGCGGGGAATCGATCTACGAGGAGGTGCGCAAGCTGGCCGCCGACAAGCCTGTCGTGGCCGAGGTCGGCACGCTCGCCGCGTCGGCGGGTTACATGATCGCCAGTGCCGCCGACCATATTGTCGCCCGCAAGACCTCGATCGTCGGCTCGATCGGCGTGCTGATCCAGTATCCCGACGTCAGCGGCCTGATGGACAAGCTCGGCGTCAAGCTGGAGGAGGTCAAGTCCTCGCCGCTGAAAGCCTCACCCTCGCCCTTCAAGCCGACCAATGACGACGAGCGCGCCATGGTCCGCAAGCTCATTCTGGACAGCTACGACTGGTTCGTCGGCATCGTCGCCGAACGTCGCAAGATGACCCACGAACAGGCGCTGGCGCTGGCCGACGGTTCGATCTTCACTGGCCGCCAGGGTGTTGCCAACGGGCTGATCGACGCCGTCGGCGGCGAGTCCGTGGCGATCGACTGGCTGGCGACCAAGGGTGTCGATGCCAAGCTCAAGGTGGTCGAGTGGAAGGACACGGAACGGCGCGGCGGTTTCCTGTTCTCGAAGGCGATGGCACGCACGATCGCCGGCGCGCTCGGCCTGCCGGACTCCGGCGGCGACGTGATCCATGAACTTGGCGCCGACCGCTTGTTTCTTGACGGTCTCGTTTCCGTCTGGCACCCTTGA
- the lptC gene encoding LPS export ABC transporter periplasmic protein LptC has product MLARPNEPTSPETELAPPADDWTRGEAFDRAQRHSRRVRVLKFAVPLAAALIAVAFPVYSYLAAPVSVAVQAEGTAFSNGKLVMANPKLNGFTKQKQPYSMTALRAIQDVSTQGIIELEGIDAKVPIAPDNVAAIKASRGTYDRDGNTMKLNSDVTISTTDGLQAKFKSVFLDMGKGTMKTDDPVDVSRGGSQIRADSMSVQDNGKILVFENKVRVNIDPAVLKAAEAKGEEANVAQ; this is encoded by the coding sequence ATGTTAGCGCGACCGAATGAACCGACCAGCCCGGAGACGGAGTTGGCTCCCCCGGCGGATGACTGGACGCGGGGCGAAGCTTTCGACCGCGCCCAGCGTCATTCACGCCGCGTGCGCGTGCTCAAATTCGCCGTGCCCTTGGCCGCGGCATTGATCGCCGTCGCCTTCCCAGTCTATTCCTACCTCGCCGCGCCCGTTTCCGTCGCGGTGCAGGCCGAAGGCACCGCCTTCTCGAACGGTAAGCTGGTGATGGCCAATCCCAAACTCAATGGTTTCACCAAGCAGAAGCAGCCCTATTCGATGACGGCGCTGCGCGCCATCCAGGATGTGAGCACGCAAGGCATCATCGAACTCGAAGGCATCGACGCCAAGGTGCCGATCGCCCCCGACAATGTCGCGGCGATTAAAGCCTCGCGCGGTACCTACGATCGCGACGGCAATACGATGAAGCTGAACAGCGACGTCACCATCAGCACGACCGACGGCCTGCAGGCCAAGTTCAAATCCGTCTTCCTCGACATGGGCAAAGGCACTATGAAGACGGATGATCCCGTCGATGTCAGCCGTGGCGGGTCGCAGATCAGGGCGGATTCGATGTCGGTCCAGGACAATGGCAAGATCCTGGTGTTCGAGAACAAGGTTCGTGTCAACATCGATCCCGCCGTTCTGAAGGCGGCTGAGGCAAAGGGCGAAGAAGCGAATGTGGCTCAATAA
- a CDS encoding LptA/OstA family protein, translating to MWLNNSTRLAAATSALFLLSLAPSLAQSGAASQVSGLKLAGDKPIQIESDKLEVHQADSVAIFTGNVTVVQGPTLMKAGKMMVYYVKDPNAGAKGAEAAGAAAMTGSANIDHLEISDKVYIKSDQQVATGDQGSFDMKSQVLVLSGKKVVLSQNDNVLVGCKLTVQMKTGLAQVDPCAGQRVQMSITPPPKSGATNP from the coding sequence ATGTGGCTCAATAATTCGACACGGCTTGCGGCCGCAACTTCGGCGCTGTTCCTGCTCAGCCTGGCGCCGTCGCTGGCGCAGTCGGGAGCGGCCAGCCAGGTGTCCGGTCTCAAACTGGCCGGCGACAAGCCGATCCAGATCGAAAGCGACAAGCTGGAAGTCCACCAGGCTGACAGCGTCGCGATCTTCACCGGCAATGTCACCGTCGTCCAGGGGCCGACGCTGATGAAGGCCGGCAAGATGATGGTCTACTACGTCAAGGACCCCAATGCGGGCGCCAAGGGCGCCGAAGCCGCCGGGGCGGCAGCCATGACCGGCTCGGCCAACATCGATCACCTGGAGATCTCCGACAAGGTCTACATCAAGTCGGATCAGCAGGTCGCGACCGGCGATCAGGGCAGTTTCGACATGAAGAGCCAGGTGCTGGTGCTTTCGGGCAAAAAGGTCGTCCTTTCGCAAAACGACAATGTGCTGGTCGGCTGCAAGCTCACCGTGCAGATGAAAACCGGGCTGGCCCAGGTCGATCCATGTGCTGGGCAGCGTGTGCAGATGTCGATCACACCGCCGCCGAA